The Candidatus Binataceae bacterium genome includes the window TGATTTCCGCCCGACGCCGTGATTAGTCTTCGCACCGACGATCGATCGGGCAGTGAAAACAATTTGTTAATCGCACCGCGCGGCTTGAACGAGCCTACGACCTGCAAGCACTCGAGCCTGAGCCAAAGCGAGGCGGCGATCTCGCGATGGCTCTGAACGGGAGCGCACGAGATCATTGGCGTGCGCCGCACGTACGGCGTGATTCTCTTCGCCGCGGCGCGGATGTCACTTAGCGTTGGCGCGCCGCGAATCACTGACTGATGCGCATCGGATGCCATGCGTCCCTCCTCTTTCAGGACGCATACTACCGTGCCGCCGTCGTCGAATCAGGCGGTCTTAGACCGGACCGCTGCGCAGGATCCCCTTCTTCTGCAATTCTTGAACCTGGTCGCGTGAGTAGCCGATATAGTTGGTGAGCACTTCTTCATTGTGCTCACCGAGCAGCGGCGCTTCGAGATCGAGCCGCTTTGGAAACTCGGAAAATCGGAGG containing:
- a CDS encoding pyridoxal-phosphate dependent enzyme — encoded protein: MASDAHQSVIRGAPTLSDIRAAAKRITPYVRRTPMISCAPVQSHREIAASLWLRLECLQVVGSFKPRGAINKLFSLPDRSSVRRLITASGGNHGLGVAYAATVANVPSTIYVPTTTPAAKIKKLKRWNADVIVSGDSWDDSNRLALDAA